CTCTCGGCAGGCCGGTGGAGGTCGCCGAGGGGATCCTCGCCGCGGACCTGCTCGCCATGGTGGAGGGCGTGAAGTCGTGGGTGCGGGTCGCGGACCGAATGCAGCGCCTCGGCTCCCAGTGGTGGCACGACGACCTGCTGCGCGGGGCGTTCGCGCTCTGCTACCAGCAGGGCTTCGTGTTCGCCTCCTCGTCGCCGGGCGCGAACGTCGGCGCCGCGTGCTGGCTGATGCTCGATGACTTCGCCCGCGCGATGCAGCGCGCGGTGCAGGTCGAGATCGCCGGGAGCGCGCTCGGACGCTGGGACCTGAGCGGCCTGTTCCAGCTCGCCGTGCCGGCGCCGGTGCTCGAGGGCGTGCCGTCGGGGCGGCCGCGCTCCGAGCGCCTGCGCCGGCTCTTCGTCGGGGGCCCGGAGCGGCTGCCCCGGCTGCGCGAGTGGGTGAAGGCGCGGCCGCGCCTCGCCGCGGCCTTCCGCAGGCTGCGGCGCCGCCTGACCGGCGTCGGCGCGTGAGGGAGCGCTCCCGGCCATGTTCAGCGTCGTGATCCCGAGCTACCGCCACGTGCGCTTTCTCGCCGAGGGCGTGCTCTCGGCGCTCACGAGCCGCCACGTGAGTGAGGTGCTGATCGCCGACGACGGGTCGGCGGACGGCTCCCGGGCGCTGATCGGCCAGCTCGTGCGCTCGCACCCGGACCGCCTGCGCGAGCTGCCCGGCTCCGGGGAGCGCAACCTCGGCGCGGCGCAGCGCCTCGACCAGCTGGTAGCCGAGGCCCGCTGCGACTGGGTCGCCGTCCTCAACTCCGACGACGCCTTCGCCCCGGGCCGCTTCGAGCTGCTGCGGCACCGCTGCACGCGCGGCGTGCGCTTCGTGGCCGGCCATCTCCTGATCGTCGACGAGGACGGACGGCACCTGGGGACCAAGCGGGGCGTGCTCGAGCCCGAGTACCCGTTTCCGCCCGGATTCGACGCCGCCGGCCGCGCCGCCCGCGACGACGTGCTCTCGCTGCTCGCCAACCAGAACTTCCTCGCCACGACGAGCAACATGGTCTTCACCCGCGAGCTCCACGCCGAGATCGGCGGCTTCCGGGACTACCGCTACGTGCACGACTGGGACTTCGCCCTGCGCGCCGCGATCCGGGGAGGCTTCGTGCTGCTGCCGCACTATCTCGCGATCTACCGCGTCCACGGCTCCAACACGATCGCCGAGGACGTCGAGCGCGTCGCGGCGGAGGTGCGCGCGATGATGGGCGGGCTGCTGCGCGACTTCCCGGCGCTGCGCACGCAGCCCGGGTTCGTGGCGGGTCTGTGCGGCAACCGGTACCTGGGCGACGCCTGGCGCCGCGCCGAGGGCGTGGAGGAGGTGACGGAGTGCGCCTGATCGGACCCCGTGCACCGCGCCCCGATCCGGAGCTTCGGCGGCGTGCCGATGTCCTGCGCCGCAGCAGCCTGTTCGACGAGGCGTACTACCGCGCGCTCTACACCGACATGAAGGAGCCGGCAACCGACTGCGCCCTCCACTACCTGAGCCACGGAGCGCGCGAGGGGCGCCGCCCGCATCCGCTCTTCGACCCGAGCTGGTACCGGGAGCAGCACCCGGAGGTGGAGGCGTCGGGGCTCGACCCGCTGACGCACTACCTCGAGATCGGCGCCGAGGCGGGCTTCGACCCCAACCCCTTCTTCGACGGCGACTGGTA
The DNA window shown above is from Deltaproteobacteria bacterium and carries:
- a CDS encoding glycosyltransferase; amino-acid sequence: MFSVVIPSYRHVRFLAEGVLSALTSRHVSEVLIADDGSADGSRALIGQLVRSHPDRLRELPGSGERNLGAAQRLDQLVAEARCDWVAVLNSDDAFAPGRFELLRHRCTRGVRFVAGHLLIVDEDGRHLGTKRGVLEPEYPFPPGFDAAGRAARDDVLSLLANQNFLATTSNMVFTRELHAEIGGFRDYRYVHDWDFALRAAIRGGFVLLPHYLAIYRVHGSNTIAEDVERVAAEVRAMMGGLLRDFPALRTQPGFVAGLCGNRYLGDAWRRAEGVEEVTECA